The proteins below are encoded in one region of Bacillus alveayuensis:
- a CDS encoding tripeptide aminopeptidase (product_source=KO:K01258; cath_funfam=3.40.630.10; cog=COG2195; ko=KO:K01258; pfam=PF01546,PF07687; superfamily=53187; tigrfam=TIGR01883): MINEERIVQEFMELVQVDSETKYEGEIAKVLKKKFEQLGLNVVEDDTMNTTGHGAGNLICTLDATKDGVDPIYFTSHMDTVVPGKGIKPSIREGYVVSDGTTILGADDKAGIAAMLEAVRVLKEQNIKHGKIEFVITVGEESGLVGAKALDPSLITAKYGYALDSDGKVGDIVVAAPTQAKIKATIYGKTAHAGVAPEKGISAITIASKAISKMPLGRIDEETTANIGRFEGGTQTNIVCDRVDILAEARSLVPEKMEQQVKKMKEAFEKAAEKMGGRADVEVTVMYPGFKYGEGDRVVEIAKKAAKRIGRESKLLKSGGGSDANVICGHGIPTVNLAVGYEEIHTTNEKMPIEELVKTAEMVVAIIQEVAGE, encoded by the coding sequence ATGATTAATGAAGAACGTATCGTACAAGAATTTATGGAACTAGTCCAAGTAGACTCTGAAACAAAATATGAAGGCGAGATCGCAAAAGTGTTAAAGAAAAAATTTGAACAATTAGGGCTTAACGTAGTGGAAGATGACACGATGAATACGACGGGACATGGTGCTGGCAACTTAATTTGTACATTGGATGCAACAAAAGACGGTGTGGACCCGATTTATTTTACATCACATATGGATACCGTTGTTCCCGGAAAAGGAATTAAACCTTCCATTCGAGAAGGGTACGTTGTTAGTGATGGGACGACGATTTTAGGTGCTGATGACAAAGCAGGAATAGCTGCCATGCTTGAAGCAGTTCGTGTCTTAAAAGAACAAAACATCAAGCACGGAAAAATTGAATTTGTTATTACAGTAGGTGAGGAATCTGGACTTGTAGGAGCAAAAGCGCTTGATCCATCCTTAATAACGGCCAAATACGGATACGCATTAGATAGTGATGGGAAAGTAGGAGATATCGTCGTAGCTGCTCCTACACAAGCAAAAATAAAAGCAACCATTTATGGGAAAACAGCTCATGCAGGTGTTGCCCCGGAAAAAGGGATTTCCGCCATTACGATTGCTTCTAAAGCGATTTCTAAAATGCCTCTTGGCCGTATTGATGAAGAAACGACAGCTAATATCGGCCGTTTTGAAGGTGGTACACAAACGAATATTGTGTGCGACCGTGTCGATATATTAGCAGAAGCTCGATCTTTAGTTCCAGAAAAAATGGAACAACAAGTAAAAAAAATGAAAGAAGCTTTTGAAAAAGCGGCAGAAAAAATGGGCGGTCGGGCCGATGTTGAAGTAACGGTCATGTACCCTGGCTTTAAATACGGGGAAGGGGATCGAGTGGTTGAAATAGCGAAAAAGGCAGCGAAAAGAATAGGCCGTGAAAGCAAGCTTTTAAAAAGTGGAGGAGGCAGTGATGCGAATGTCATTTGCGGACACGGAATTCCAACTGTAAACCTAGCTGTCGGTTATGAAGAAATCCATACAACAAATGAAAAAATGCCAATTGAAGAACTAGTGAAAACAGCAGAAATGGTTGTCGCCATCATTCAGGAGGTAGCGGGTGAATAA
- a CDS encoding hypothetical protein (product_source=Hypo-rule applied; cath_funfam=1.20.5.270; transmembrane_helix_parts=Inside_1_6,TMhelix_7_29,Outside_30_30): MSKRTQKLVVYMMIGSMLITTLLAGISMWF, encoded by the coding sequence ATGTCAAAGCGCACACAAAAATTGGTTGTTTATATGATGATCGGTTCCATGCTTATTACTACGTTACTAGCTGGAATTAGCATGTGGTTTTAA
- a CDS encoding LysR family transcriptional activator of glutamate synthase operon (product_source=KO:K09681; cath_funfam=1.10.10.10,3.40.190.10; cog=COG0583; ko=KO:K09681; pfam=PF00126,PF03466; smart=SM00418; superfamily=46785,53850) produces MELRQLRYFIEVAKREHVSEAAEALHVAQSAISRQISNLEAELGVELFTREGRNVKLTPIGRHFFPHVVTALKAIDYAKQQIDEYLDPERGTIKIGFPTSLASHTLPTVISAFKQEYPNVSFHLRQGSYRFLIDAVKSREIDLAFLGPIPTDDNDIKGEILFNESFAALLPTNHPLSNKRSIDLNELRNESFVLFPEGFILRKIAIDACKQAGFTPHISSEGEDLDAIKGLVSAGIGVTLLPESTFYETMPRFTVKIPIQIPHVKRNVGIIISKNRELAPSEKVFYQFAKDFFSVLERYQ; encoded by the coding sequence GTGGAACTTCGCCAACTTCGTTATTTTATTGAAGTCGCGAAACGCGAACACGTTTCGGAAGCAGCAGAGGCTTTGCATGTTGCTCAATCAGCGATCAGCAGACAAATTTCGAATTTAGAAGCAGAACTTGGTGTAGAGCTGTTTACACGTGAAGGAAGAAATGTCAAGCTAACTCCGATTGGCAGACATTTCTTTCCACATGTTGTCACAGCGTTAAAAGCTATTGATTATGCAAAGCAGCAAATTGATGAATATTTAGACCCAGAAAGAGGCACGATTAAAATCGGATTTCCAACAAGCTTGGCAAGCCATACATTACCAACTGTCATCTCCGCATTTAAACAGGAGTATCCGAATGTATCCTTTCATTTACGACAAGGGTCTTACCGATTTTTAATTGATGCGGTAAAAAGCAGAGAAATTGATTTAGCTTTTCTTGGCCCGATCCCAACAGATGATAATGATATAAAAGGAGAGATTTTATTTAATGAATCATTTGCCGCTCTTCTTCCAACAAACCATCCATTATCCAATAAGAGAAGTATTGATTTAAATGAATTGCGCAATGAATCGTTTGTACTGTTTCCAGAGGGATTTATTTTACGAAAAATAGCGATTGATGCGTGTAAACAAGCTGGTTTTACACCTCACATATCCTCCGAAGGTGAAGATTTAGATGCGATTAAAGGACTTGTATCTGCAGGAATTGGGGTAACATTGCTTCCGGAAAGCACGTTTTATGAAACGATGCCGCGATTTACAGTGAAAATTCCGATTCAAATTCCTCATGTGAAGCGAAATGTAGGCATTATTATATCAAAAAACCGTGAACTAGCTCCTTCTGAAAAAGTGTTTTATCAATTTGCGAAAGATTTCTTTTCCGTATTGGAGCGCTATCAATAA
- a CDS encoding propionyl-CoA carboxylase beta chain (product_source=KO:K01966; cath_funfam=3.90.226.10; cog=COG4799; ko=KO:K01966; pfam=PF01039; superfamily=52096), with protein MDMYDKINELYDKRREVELGGGDDKIAKQHEKGKLTARERIDLLVDEGTFVELNPFIEHRSRDFGLENKKGPGDGVVTGYGKVNGRPVYLFSQDFTVFGGALGEMHARKIAAVMDLAAKNGTPFIGLNDSGGARIQEGVLSLDGYGHIFYRNSIYSGVIPQISVILGPCAGGAVYSPAITDFVFMVEKTSQMFITGPKVIETVTGEKISQENLGGAKVHSTISGNAHFSGKTEEDVIKQVRNLLSYLPQNNQEKPPQEKIDDGDDYRPDLADVVPIDAVRPYDVRNVIEQVVDEGSFFEVHQNFAKNIVVGFARMKGEVVGLVCNQPKYMAGGLDIDSSDKAARFIRFCDSFNIPLITFEDVTGFFPGVKQEHGGIIRHGAKILYAYSEATVPKLTVILRKAYGGAYVALNSKSIGADIVYAWPNAEIAVMGPQGAANIIFAKEIQNSPNPEQTRAEKIEEYRSKFANPYVAASQGMVDDVIDPRETRIKLLQALDMLKTKKESRPYKKHGNIPL; from the coding sequence ATGGATATGTATGATAAAATAAATGAATTGTATGATAAACGGCGGGAGGTAGAGCTTGGGGGTGGAGATGATAAAATTGCCAAGCAGCACGAAAAAGGAAAGCTAACGGCGCGTGAACGTATTGATTTATTAGTAGATGAAGGAACATTTGTTGAACTTAATCCATTTATTGAACATCGTTCAAGAGATTTTGGCCTTGAAAATAAAAAAGGGCCAGGTGATGGGGTTGTTACCGGTTATGGTAAAGTAAATGGGCGCCCTGTTTATTTATTTTCACAAGACTTTACGGTGTTTGGCGGTGCTCTTGGAGAAATGCATGCCCGTAAAATAGCGGCTGTTATGGATTTAGCAGCAAAAAACGGTACACCGTTTATCGGGTTAAATGACTCTGGTGGTGCACGAATTCAAGAAGGTGTTTTATCGCTTGACGGGTACGGCCATATTTTTTATCGAAATTCCATCTATTCTGGTGTGATTCCGCAAATTTCTGTCATCTTAGGACCTTGTGCAGGAGGAGCTGTATATTCTCCAGCCATTACGGATTTTGTCTTCATGGTCGAAAAAACGAGTCAAATGTTTATTACGGGGCCGAAAGTCATTGAGACAGTCACTGGTGAAAAAATTTCACAAGAAAATTTAGGTGGTGCAAAAGTGCATAGCACCATTAGTGGAAATGCTCATTTCTCTGGAAAAACAGAGGAAGATGTGATCAAACAAGTTCGGAATCTTCTCAGTTATTTACCACAAAATAATCAAGAAAAGCCTCCTCAAGAAAAGATCGATGATGGAGATGATTATCGTCCAGATTTAGCGGATGTTGTGCCAATTGATGCCGTCAGACCTTATGATGTGCGTAACGTTATCGAACAAGTTGTTGATGAAGGCTCTTTTTTTGAAGTTCACCAAAATTTTGCGAAAAATATTGTTGTTGGTTTTGCGAGGATGAAAGGTGAAGTCGTTGGGCTTGTATGCAACCAGCCGAAATATATGGCAGGAGGGCTAGATATCGATTCATCTGATAAGGCAGCGCGTTTTATCCGTTTTTGTGACTCCTTTAACATACCGCTTATTACATTTGAAGATGTAACAGGATTTTTCCCAGGAGTCAAACAGGAGCATGGCGGTATTATACGTCATGGTGCTAAAATACTATACGCGTATTCAGAAGCTACTGTTCCGAAATTAACCGTTATTTTGCGTAAAGCATATGGAGGAGCTTATGTCGCCTTAAATAGTAAATCAATTGGGGCAGATATTGTGTATGCTTGGCCAAATGCTGAAATTGCTGTGATGGGACCTCAAGGTGCCGCCAACATTATTTTTGCAAAAGAAATTCAAAACAGCCCAAATCCAGAACAAACACGAGCGGAAAAAATTGAAGAATATAGAAGCAAGTTTGCGAATCCGTATGTTGCAGCGAGTCAAGGAATGGTAGATGATGTCATTGACCCAAGAGAAACAAGAATTAAACTTTTGCAAGCCCTAGATATGCTAAAAACAAAAAAAGAATCAAGACCGTACAAAAAACACGGTAATATCCCTCTTTAA
- a CDS encoding lipoprotein-anchoring transpeptidase ErfK/SrfK (product_source=COG1376; cath_funfam=2.40.440.10; cleavage_site_network=SignalP-noTM; cog=COG1376; pfam=PF03734; superfamily=141523) gives MKGLLFICLLMFSPIWPLGQNPLPGDPFLIVNKKTNKMAYIENGDIQKVYTVATGKTEHLTPVGTFTVTVKAINPYYRKKNIPGGSPQNPLGSRWIGFDALGTDGRIYGIHGTNAPSSIGQYITNGCVRLRNDEVEELFERIPLGTKVLIVNEKDRSFEELGAKFGAIKKG, from the coding sequence TTGAAAGGACTCTTATTTATATGTTTGCTTATGTTTTCACCAATTTGGCCATTAGGTCAAAATCCTTTGCCCGGAGATCCGTTTCTTATTGTCAACAAAAAAACGAACAAAATGGCCTATATCGAAAATGGAGACATTCAAAAGGTATATACTGTGGCGACGGGGAAAACTGAACATTTAACTCCAGTTGGCACATTTACTGTTACGGTCAAGGCGATAAACCCCTATTATAGAAAGAAAAACATTCCTGGTGGATCGCCTCAAAATCCTTTAGGATCGCGTTGGATTGGTTTTGACGCACTTGGAACAGATGGGCGAATATATGGAATTCATGGTACGAACGCCCCATCCTCAATTGGTCAATATATAACAAATGGTTGCGTTCGTTTGCGCAACGATGAAGTAGAAGAGCTATTTGAACGAATACCGTTAGGGACAAAGGTGCTAATTGTAAACGAAAAAGATAGGAGCTTTGAAGAACTAGGAGCAAAATTTGGAGCGATCAAAAAAGGTTAG
- a CDS encoding methylmalonyl-CoA/ethylmalonyl-CoA epimerase (product_source=KO:K05606; cath_funfam=3.10.180.10; cog=COG0346; ko=KO:K05606; pfam=PF13669; superfamily=54593; tigrfam=TIGR03081), with translation MVKKVDHIGIAVQSIHDSLPFYTEKLGAKYLGEEIVSSQQVKVAFLDVGNTKFELLEPTSDKSPIAKFIEKRGEGIHHIALGVESIEKRIEEMKEKGIQMIDEAPRQGAGGNAIAFMHPKSTRGILFELCEKRGGIN, from the coding sequence ATGGTAAAAAAAGTAGATCACATTGGAATAGCTGTTCAATCCATTCACGATTCCTTGCCTTTTTACACGGAGAAATTGGGGGCTAAATACCTTGGGGAAGAAATCGTTTCGTCGCAACAAGTAAAAGTCGCCTTTTTAGATGTAGGGAATACAAAATTTGAATTGCTAGAACCGACTTCCGACAAGAGCCCAATTGCGAAATTTATTGAAAAACGAGGGGAAGGGATCCATCATATCGCTTTAGGGGTAGAAAGCATTGAGAAACGGATAGAAGAAATGAAAGAAAAAGGAATTCAAATGATTGATGAAGCTCCTCGTCAAGGTGCAGGAGGTAATGCGATCGCCTTTATGCATCCGAAATCAACAAGAGGCATCCTATTTGAACTTTGTGAAAAACGGGGAGGTATCAATTAA
- a CDS encoding uncharacterized membrane protein YgaE (UPF0421/DUF939 family) (product_source=COG4129; cog=COG4129; pfam=PF06081,PF11728; superfamily=58038,81343; transmembrane_helix_parts=Inside_1_20,TMhelix_21_43,Outside_44_52,TMhelix_53_72,Inside_73_73,TMhelix_74_96,Outside_97_117,TMhelix_118_140,Inside_141_327) codes for MPKFSIGYRTVKTAIGTPIAIFIAQLLGLENYVSAGIITVLCIQVTKKKSFQSAWSRFFACSIAIVFCIIFFEGLFYHPISIALLLLLFIPTTVMLKVKDGIVTSTVIILHLYSSGNITVQLIINELLLIIIGISVALVLNMYMPSLEHKLKQYRKEIEQQFSVIFAEIINFLLNGDSSWDGKEIAVTAELLEEAKTLALRNVENQVLRHEDLYYQYFKMREKQFEIIERVLPTVASISTNVEQAKIVADFIEDLRNHIHPGNTARQYLRKLHQLSNQFREMPLPETREEFEARASLLHFLNEMERYLIIKSQFKGFSNDKSALSKK; via the coding sequence ATGCCAAAATTTTCGATAGGGTATCGAACGGTCAAAACGGCAATAGGAACACCGATTGCAATTTTTATTGCCCAATTATTAGGATTAGAAAATTATGTATCAGCTGGTATTATTACCGTACTTTGTATACAAGTGACGAAGAAAAAGTCATTTCAAAGTGCTTGGTCTCGTTTTTTTGCTTGTTCGATTGCGATCGTTTTTTGCATCATTTTCTTTGAAGGACTTTTTTATCACCCTATTTCGATTGCGCTATTGCTTTTATTATTTATTCCGACAACGGTTATGTTAAAAGTAAAGGATGGAATTGTCACGAGTACGGTCATTATTCTTCATTTATATTCATCTGGAAATATAACCGTTCAATTGATTATTAACGAATTACTATTAATTATCATTGGCATTAGTGTAGCACTCGTGTTAAATATGTATATGCCGAGTTTAGAACATAAGCTCAAGCAATACCGTAAAGAAATCGAACAGCAATTTTCTGTTATTTTTGCAGAAATCATCAACTTTTTACTAAATGGAGATAGTTCCTGGGATGGGAAAGAAATTGCGGTAACAGCTGAATTGTTGGAAGAAGCGAAAACGTTAGCTCTTCGAAATGTCGAAAACCAAGTATTACGTCATGAAGATTTGTATTATCAATATTTCAAAATGCGTGAAAAGCAATTTGAAATCATTGAGCGTGTACTTCCAACAGTTGCATCCATTTCGACAAATGTAGAGCAAGCCAAGATTGTTGCTGATTTTATTGAAGACTTAAGAAATCATATTCACCCTGGGAATACAGCTAGACAATATTTACGAAAGCTTCACCAATTATCAAATCAATTTCGAGAAATGCCTTTGCCTGAAACGAGGGAGGAATTTGAAGCAAGAGCGTCATTATTACATTTTTTAAATGAAATGGAACGGTATTTAATCATTAAAAGTCAATTTAAAGGTTTTTCAAATGATAAAAGTGCCCTTTCTAAGAAATAA